One stretch of Vibrio nitrifigilis DNA includes these proteins:
- a CDS encoding class I SAM-dependent methyltransferase yields the protein MCAASTPTNKRYQIPTNLVQPLWLRSRESLVDNGLIYDPIAATACQRCQLAPDCLSGDIDQKQLLHATLAQVCDQQVRHFLELHPDGWIVNVGAGLDTRFYRIDNGRCHWVELDITENLLWRQKLFHRSERYQHFCGSVTELDWFDDLPVPENAPILVLCEHALLDCDAEQVAHFIHALGFNFSTATACVVLAGDKTSTKLGQKLGSGIYQHGFDSVCDAMLKCLPWLKSVSALSPLDRHCTRWKLWQRTLRKLGRYKLRFTPVVTILRW from the coding sequence ATGTGTGCTGCTTCAACTCCTACAAATAAGCGTTATCAGATCCCAACCAATCTTGTACAACCGTTATGGTTGCGTAGTCGAGAAAGTTTGGTTGATAACGGACTTATATACGATCCTATCGCAGCGACTGCTTGTCAGCGTTGCCAACTCGCCCCTGATTGCCTTTCTGGTGACATCGATCAAAAGCAGTTATTGCATGCAACATTAGCCCAAGTGTGTGATCAGCAGGTACGACATTTCTTAGAACTACATCCGGATGGCTGGATTGTGAATGTCGGTGCGGGGTTAGATACTCGATTTTATCGGATTGATAATGGGCGCTGTCATTGGGTCGAGCTTGATATCACAGAGAACCTTTTGTGGCGGCAAAAGCTTTTTCATCGTAGTGAACGGTATCAGCATTTCTGCGGCAGTGTGACTGAGTTAGATTGGTTCGATGATCTGCCTGTGCCAGAAAATGCGCCGATTCTAGTATTATGTGAACATGCTTTATTAGATTGTGATGCCGAGCAAGTGGCTCATTTTATTCATGCTCTAGGATTCAATTTTTCAACGGCGACTGCTTGTGTAGTATTGGCTGGTGACAAAACATCGACTAAGCTTGGCCAAAAATTAGGCTCAGGTATTTATCAGCATGGATTTGATTCTGTTTGTGATGCGATGTTGAAATGCTTGCCTTGGTTAAAGTCCGTATCAGCACTATCACCTCTTGATAGGCATTGTACACGTTGGAAACTGTGGCAACGCACACTGCGTAAATTAGGCCGATATAAACTGCGTTTTACTCCAGTTGTTACAATATTGCGTTGGTAA
- the lexA gene encoding transcriptional repressor LexA: MKPLTPRQQQVFDLIKTKIEESGMPPTRAEIARELGFRSANAAEEHLKALARKQVIEIVPGASRGIRILLDTAANDTPEEQGLPLIGQVAAGEPILAQEHVEAHYQVDRAMFRPNADFLLRVHGESMKKIGIMDGDLLAVHKTQDVRNGQVVVARVEDDVTVKRLERKGSTVLLHAENDDFAPIEVDLTCQQLTIEGIAVGIIRNTDWM, translated from the coding sequence ATGAAGCCGTTAACGCCACGCCAACAACAAGTCTTCGATCTGATTAAAACTAAAATTGAAGAGTCAGGAATGCCGCCAACTCGCGCAGAGATTGCCCGTGAGTTAGGATTTCGTTCTGCTAATGCAGCGGAAGAACACTTAAAAGCACTTGCTCGTAAGCAAGTGATTGAGATTGTCCCTGGTGCCTCTCGAGGTATTCGTATTTTGTTGGATACTGCAGCCAATGATACTCCAGAAGAACAAGGTTTACCTCTTATTGGTCAGGTTGCTGCAGGCGAACCTATTTTGGCTCAAGAACATGTTGAAGCACATTACCAAGTTGATCGTGCAATGTTCCGACCTAATGCTGATTTCTTGCTTCGTGTTCATGGCGAAAGTATGAAAAAAATTGGCATAATGGATGGTGACTTGTTAGCTGTGCACAAAACGCAAGATGTTCGTAATGGTCAGGTTGTGGTGGCTCGTGTTGAAGATGATGTCACAGTGAAACGCTTAGAGCGCAAAGGCTCTACGGTGTTACTACATGCAGAAAATGACGATTTCGCACCGATTGAAGTTGATCTCACTTGTCAGCAGTTAACGATTGAAGGGATTGCCGTAGGTATTATTCGTAATACTGACTGGATGTAA
- a CDS encoding diacylglycerol kinase produces MSTKNPQGLKRLIKASRYSVQGLKAAFKNEAAFREEVLLACILIPIACWLDVTHVERILMISSLLMVMVVELLNSAVEAVVDRIGSEYHELAGRAKDMGSAAVLIMMVITAFVWVGILFI; encoded by the coding sequence GTGAGTACAAAAAATCCACAAGGGTTGAAACGTTTAATTAAAGCGAGTCGATACTCTGTTCAGGGGTTAAAAGCTGCATTTAAAAACGAAGCAGCTTTTAGAGAAGAAGTCTTATTAGCTTGTATTTTAATCCCAATCGCATGTTGGTTGGATGTGACTCATGTTGAACGTATCTTAATGATTAGTTCGCTACTCATGGTTATGGTTGTTGAACTACTCAACAGTGCAGTTGAAGCCGTGGTTGATCGTATTGGTAGTGAATACCATGAACTAGCTGGTAGAGCGAAAGATATGGGGTCGGCTGCTGTGCTGATTATGATGGTCATCACGGCTTTTGTTTGGGTTGGTATCCTCTTTATCTAA